The Stenotrophomonas sp. ASS1 genome segment GGCCTGCTGCTGCGCCAGGTGCGCGATGGCCTGGTCCGTCAACTCGACGCGTCCATGGCTGAAGAAGACCTGGGTATCGGCTTCACCCATTACATCGGGTTGAAGGTGCTTTCCAACATGGCTCCGTGCACGGCCAACGAGCTGGCCCAGGCCATCGACCAGGTGCCCAGTGCAGTGACCCGCCTGCTGGACAAGCTGGAGTCGCTGGGCTGCGTCCGCCGCGAACCGCATGCCCAGGACCGGCGTGCGCTGCAGATCGTGCTGACCGATGAAGGCCGCGCACTGTGGGCGCGGCTGAAGCTGCGTGGCGACGCGGTGATGGATTACGCCCTGCGTGATCTTTCCGCTGACGAGCGCACGCAGCTGCTGTCCCTCCTCACCCGAATCCGCGATTCCCTGACGACCCCATGAACCCGATCCCGCAATCCACTCTCCGCCGGTCCGGGCGCGCGCTGCTGGTATCAGCGCTGGCCCTGGCCCTGGCCGCCTGCGCCAGCAGTCGTGGCCTCAACCCGCAGGGCCACGTGCTCGACGTGGACAGCCTGCACAGCGAACGCACCCTGGCCGACACCGACCTGAGCGCCACCGGCTTCCCGGCGCAGGACTGGTGGAAGGCGCTGGGCGATGCGCAGCTGGACGCGCTGGTCGCCGAGGGCCTGGCTGGCCACCCGAGCCTGGACGCTGCCGATGCGCGCCTGCGCCAGGCGCAGTCGCAGGTCGGTACCGCGCGTGCCGATCGCCTGCCGAGCCTGTCGGTG includes the following:
- the emrR gene encoding multidrug efflux system transcriptional regulator EmrR; the protein is MICPATTPPSFGLLLRQVRDGLVRQLDASMAEEDLGIGFTHYIGLKVLSNMAPCTANELAQAIDQVPSAVTRLLDKLESLGCVRREPHAQDRRALQIVLTDEGRALWARLKLRGDAVMDYALRDLSADERTQLLSLLTRIRDSLTTP